Below is a window of Planococcus rifietoensis DNA.
CAAATTTTCTTCATGGCGGATTCCTCCCGAATGATTAGTTGCTTCATGTATACCCGCTTCATTATCAAAAACAACGAAATGTTCAGAGGCTAATGATCGCCGAGCGGTTCCGCAAGGCCGACAAGAATCCCTTCAGGCCCGCGAATATAGCATAGCCGGTACACGTCTTCGTATTGCACCACTTCGCTAACAAGCTTGGCGCCGTGTCTCGTGAGTCTAGCGACCATGTCGTCGATATTTTTGACCGCGAACATGACGCGTAAATACCCGAGTGAATTGACCGGGGCTGTCCGGTGATCGCTGGTAACAGCCGGTGTGAGAAAGCATGACAATTCAATCCGGCTGTGGCCGTCCGGCGTCACCAGCATGGCGATTTCGACTTGTTGGTCGCCAAGCCCCGTGACGCGTCCCGCCCATGTGCCTTCGACCATGCCGCGGCCTTCGAGTTCCAAGCCGATTTCTTCGAAGAATGCGATGGCGTCGTCGAGTGACTCCACGACGATACCGACGTTGTCCATGCGGAGTAATTGATTGTTCTCCATGAGATTGTCTCCTTCCTTTTGAATAGCGATGGTTCATATCCATTCTCTTTAAAGCGACGGATTCCTTCCGAATAAAAAACGGGAACGATGCCAGTAAAGCATCGTTCCCGTTTTCGTTTCCTAAACAGATTTACTTGGCTGCGTGCGCAGCGGTTTGCTGAGTCGAAACTGCCTGGGTATTTGTTTTAATGAAGATAAACAGCAGGCCGATCGCTGCGAATGATAAAAAGGCAATCGGATAGGACATGCTGTCGATCAAGATGCCCGCTGCGATCGATCCAATCGATTGGCCGATGCCGAGCGAGAAGAATGACAAGCTTACGCCGACAGAAGGCGTATCCGGGAAATGGCGCGTGCCCCAGACGATGAATAAGCCGGTCATGAAAATGAATGAGATGCCGAACAGGATTGCCGACAGGAAAATCGAAGCAGGGTGCGGAATGGTCAGGGTGACAAGAGATGCGGTCGCGACCAACACGCCGAGACGGTAAGACCAGCCGAGCCCGATGCGCTGAATGATGGTCCCGGCGATGCCGCCGATGATGCCGGCGGCGCCCATGACGATCCAGAAGACCATGCTTCCGCTTGTCGAGAAATCGTGCGTTTCGGTCAAGTAGCTTCGTGAAAAGGTCCAATAAATGGAGGAGCTGAAACCGATGCCTATTGCTGCGAGAATCATAAAGCGCGCTTGGCCGAGCAGGCTTAGTTTAAACTTGCTGCCAGTGGATTGTTCCGGTTCTTGTTTCGCTCGCTTGATCGCGCGTGCATTCCACCACAGCGTCAAAAATGCCAGAATCGCGAACAGCACATAGCCCCAGCGCCATTGCTCGGCAAATACCAATGCGACAGGGCCGCTCGCGACGACCCCGACGCTCGTTCCTGTATTAATCCACGTATTGCCTTTGTCGCGTTCGCGGCTCTCAAGTGATTGTGCAACGACTTGGCTGAAGGCGGGGGAGACCCAGCCGCTACCGAGTCCTGCGACAAATGCGCTGATGGCAAGCGTATAGAAGCCTTGCGATGCCGTCATTCCAAGCATGCCGATAAAAGCGGTCGCTCCCGAATACAACACGACGCGGCGGGCACTCATTTTATGAATGAAAATGGCCGCTGTCACCAAGGCCAGCGTATAGGCGGCGTAGGCCACCGAACCGATCAATCCCGACTGGCTTTCGGATAGGCTTAAGGTGCTGCTGATTTCCGGCAAGAACAAACCAAAACTGTATCTGGCGAATGCATAGGTGACACCAATCATGGCGATGCCGGGCAAAACGATTTTCCACATAATAGTTCACTCCTTCTTTAGATAGAACGGTCATTATATTTTTTGGCTAAAAAAATATAACTATAACATACGATCTTGACTTGATTTATAGATAGAGCGGTCACTATATTCCTAGGGTAAAAAAAGTAAGCGACCGCTTACTTATAAATGCTGGACCAAAGCCATCAAGGCATCTTCGACTTCATCCAACGGAGAAATTTCGGCTAAGGAGACGGCCCCTTCAAACAACAACGACAAGCGCGCCGCTTCGGTAGGCGTGAGCCCGTTCGACAGGAACAGCTGTCTTGTGTCTTCTTTATGATTCGTCACGAGTTGGACAATCGGATGGTCGGGCTCGCTGACGAATTCTTCTTTCGCCCGCAAGAACATGCAGCCATTGAAAGCGGTATGCTTTAGCCAATTCAAATGGCCGATTGCCAGCCGTTCTGCGACCGATCCTGTCGCTTGTTGTTTCGCCTGTTCGAGATAATCCATATAGACCTGCGATCTGCGGGTCAAGATCTCCAAGATCAGTTCGTCTTTGGAATTAAAATGATTATACAGCGTCATCAGCGCCACGTCCGCTTCCTGGACAATTGCCTTCAAGCCAATGGCATGAAAGCCGTGCTGGTAAAACAGCTGTTCTGCAGCCACCAGCAAATCTTCTTTTTTGGTGCTCATGAGCCATTCCCCCATTGGTTTAGATATAACGGTCACTCTAAAATTAACAGCTATAGTAAATGAGTGCAAGCGATAACCGTTCAAGCTGAACGAGGCGTGAGGGTTTCGCTGTCCATGCGGAGGGTAAAGAATTGGACAAAGATGGTAACGAAAAATAGAGATTGTTTTGCAGGAGTTTGATTGCCAATAGGGAAATACGCATATATCAGGAAGCCAGATGAATTCAAAGATGTAGTGGAAGACGGGGAGCAGGAGGTGTACACGATGAAACGGATCTTAGCCATTAGCGATATTCACGGAGAGCTGGACTTGTTCAATGAGTTGCTGGAGAAAGTGTCGTATGACGCATCGAATGACCAGCTGATTTTACTCGGCGATTATGTGGACCGCGGACCGGATTCCAAAGGCGTGCTGGAGCGGGTCATCGAATTGAATCAGCAGGGCGCGATTGTGCTGCGCGGCAATCACGACCAAATGATGTTGGAAGCAGCGAGAGGAGAAACCGGCGCAGCGGGAAACTGGCTGCGCAACAGGGCACTTTCCACATTGCAAAGTTATGATTCTTCCATAGAAGGCATGAAGCTCCCAGTGACGGAGCTGTTTTGGACCCATATCGAGTTTTTACGAGAAACGAAGTTCTATTATGAAACAGATGGCTACCTATTCGTGCATGCAGGTGTTCAGCCTGGTGTTCCGGTTGAAGGGACAGATCCGTACGTATTAATGTGGATCCGCGATGAATTTCATCGAGGCTATGCAGGCGATAAGAAAGTCGTCTTCGGGCACACACCGACGTTTAATTTGAGAGGGTCGAATGATACGAGCGTTTATTTTGGCGACAACCGCATCATCGGGATCGATGGGGGCGCGGTGTACGGCGGGCAGTTGAATTGCCTGGAGCTGCCGGGTGAGCAGGTTTATTTTGTGAGGAAAGAATGAAGTGTGCGTTTGTCCATAATCTGCTGTGTCCTGCGCTTTGGTTAGCGTGGGCATTTTTAATTCACCAATAAAATGTGAGCGCCTGTTCCTGAAAGTTGTTGAATTACCGAATAACCGAGCGGTGCTGTTTCAAACCTCGTGCCATCCAGCCGATTATAAGCAGCATTAGCACTGTGCTAACAATCAGCGCAACGAGGTTCGGTGTGGCTTTAGTGTACAGGTCATTAACGCTCGTCACCGTTAGCCATTCCATGAACGAGGTGTCGGCGAATGCTTGGTAAACGGCGAGTGTGTTGTTGGCGCTGTGAAGCAAAATCGGCGCGAGTAAATTGCCGCTTTTAACATACAGGAGGGACGCGATGACCGCGAACAGGAAAGCGCCAAAAAAATTGAGATGGAAGACGGCGAAGATCAAGCTCGTGATGCCGATGCCTTTCCACAAACCGAATACGTTCATCAGCTGATTCAAGAGAACGCCGCGGAAGACGAACTCTTCTGCGATCGGTGCGATGACGGCGACGATGACCCCGGTGGCGGCCAAATACCAAACAGCGTCGGGAAGCGGCTGCGGCGTGAGGAAGAGATTTACGAGCGCGGGCGCCGTTGCCATCAGCCCCCGCAATAACAGCCAATAGACGCTCATGGAAAACACCAGGAGCAAGAACGTAAGCCCGACAATCGGCAATAGCCAGCGGACGATGCCGCTGAAAAAGACGACTTCGCGCAGTTTCACGCCGCGCTTTTGGAAATAATAGCTGCAAATCCACACCGGCAGGACGATGTAGAAAACGAGCAGCATGACGATGCTATTCAGGAACGGGTTGCCGGCAGTTTGCAGTAAGAAAGAAATCAAGACGATGGATGCGACTGTCATCAAACCGAGAATAAACCGTGGCTTCTTTTCCCCGACCATCCTCATCGCCGCCTTTCGTTAAGGTGCAGAATGAATGATATTTTGACTTTATAGTAGCATGATTTGGCTTGAAGGATGGGAGAAATGAATGGACGAAGCCCCTCTAAAAAAATGTGGAGCGTAATAAAGGAATTGTTAATTGCTGAAGAGAACTTGTAATGAAACTGAACCATATTAAAAAGAATAAATGACAAAGTATTGGGGTGAGAACGATATGTCCAGGTTGGCTACTGCCATTAGCAACTTAAAGCAAAGGTTAGACGAGGGTGGCTTTCTATGGATCCAACAAGAAGACGGCTATCTAGGGAAGACTAAGGTCAAATTCAATGGCCCTGCGACGGAAAAAGAAATTGAGGAGTTCCCTTTTAAACTCCCCGCCGATTATGAAGAGTTTTTAAGGCTGCACCACGGCGGGCGTCTCTTTTTTACAGAAGACGGTGGGAATAATGGGATGGAACTGTATACTATAGAACAAATTCTGGAACACCGATCCTATTATGGTGATGACTTTCCTGATAACTGGTTTCCGGTCGCGACAGGTTATGATGGCTCGTTTTTGATTGTTACGGATCAGCATATAGGTGGCGGATACTTAAGTTGGTTTGATACGGGCAATAACTTCGAACATGACCTAGCCATCGGAATGAGCTTTGAAGAATGGCTTGAAAAATTGATTATTACTCAAGGTTCTAACTTCTGGGATTGGGATATTAGGAAGCGGACAGGGATGTGATCAAGCGCCGATAGAGACTGAGGAAGGAAGCAAGTAAGTAGTGTTGTTGAGCATCAACTGTGTAATCCAATCTAGCTATCAAGCAAAATAAAAAAAGCCGCATGTTGATATGCGGCTTTGCTGTAAATATCACTATCTCAATCAGTGCTTAGTTAGTTACTTCAAATTCAATGTTCTGTGGTTCCGAAAGTGTTTCATAAGTCTCAGTCAACATGGATTCGCTGATTACAACTCGGACTTTCTCTACTTTAGCCGGATCCGTTTTTATGACTACGCCAACTTCTCCCGCTTTGCTTACGGCGCCGTAATAATCGGGATCCTGTGCTTCATCATAGTCGATAAAGTCTTTCCAATCGTATGCGACCTCAATTTTCTCTTGCTTGCCTTCTGAGAACAAGACGATTTCATTGATTCCGCTGAAAGTAACGTCTTGATCAGAGGTGTTATCTGCAGTGTATTTAATATAGAAGTAATTAAACTCTGCTCCAATCGGTTCGTCTGTATACATATTGTTTATATCGAATTGCTGATCTTCAGAGACGTTGCTCGCTTTTTTGAATGATGCTTCTTCCAATGTAATGTTCACCGGATCAGCGTCATATGATTTATTCTCAGCTACGACAGACAACACTTCAGATGTTTGCTCAGGTTGCTCTTCCGCTTCTGCTTCTTCAGTTTCTGTCCAAGCCTCGCCGTTTTCTTCGCTGAACATATCTTCTAACTGCGACATATTGGCAAAGATAGCTTCATCCAAATTCTCGTCATCCACAATCATGTAGTTACCTTCATCGTCTTTTTCTAAGTTTAATTCGACCGACCGGGTAACGAGTGGGACGTCTTCTGCAGTCATGTATTTCACCATGGCTTTTTCAGTCATTTCTTCAAAGGCTTTTTCCGACTCCGGTGTCTCTTCTTCAAAAGCGCTAGCAAAAGCCAAGGGCATGATTTCAGCCATCGTGCTGGTCATGACACTTCCCATATCAATAGAGGTGATTTCAGTTTTAATTACTGCTTTATCCCCTTCAGCTGATACTTCTTCAGGGCTCTCAAAGTCATAATCTTTTGAGATGTTTTCAAATACAGTCATTGCCAGTTCTTCATCGGCTTCCTCGCCTGATTCTTCATTGGTCGTCAGGCTTTCAGTCCCGCCTTGAACATAAGAACCCGCTTTTTCAAAATCGTTCTTTTGGATGGCAGTTAAAAATTCATCGACAGTAGCGCTTGGATTATCGGATCCACAGCCTGCCAGAAGGCCGGTAATCATACCGACGAACATTAAACTTGCTACTTTTTTCTTTATCATTCTCATTGCACCGTCTTTCTTTTCTACTATATTTCCTAATAAATAGTATCATTATTTGGATGAATTTGGAACATGGTTTTTGTTGTTTATAACAAATATATACTTTTTTAGAAACGTGTAAAATAGCAGGATTATGCTTGAGAACGGCAACATAAAGGGAAAGGCTTCAAAAGCAGGTTTTCTAAAGAAAAAAAGAGGATATGTATGCGAGCCCCAAGTTCCATGGGAAACTGGCTAGTTAGGGAATCGGGGGTTCAGCTAGGTGATTTTTTTTCGGTTTATTATAGTAACTATACTTATTTGGATGTTCCAGTGGGGGATGTCGCTCTCTGCCAAACGTTTACAAACCCAGCCTCCATTGATATATTGAGCGAGAAGAGAGCGTTTTCTATATGCGCTTGGAAAAGGGGTTAATCAAATGGATGTAAAATTTCCGATTGGGCAAATGGAAGTTCCGGAACAAGTAACGAATGAAGATGTCAAAATATGGCTTAACGAAATCAATAGCTACACGACGCGTCTTCGCGAAGTGGTGGATTCCTTGGACGATGAAGACTTGAATAAGACCTATCGAGAAGGCAGCTGGACGGTGCGTCAGCTGGTGCACCATATTGCAGATTCGCAATTGTCTTTGTATCACCGCCTGAAAATGGCATTGACGGAATACCAACCAACAGTGTCTGAGTTCGACCAGGACAAATGGGCGTATCTGCCGGATAATCGCCTGCCGGTGGAAAGTTCAATCCGCATGCTGGAAGGGTTGAACGAACGGATCGTCGCACTTGGAAACTATGTAACGGGCACACAATTGGACCGTGTTTTCATCCACGAAACGGACGGCGAGGTTCGTGTCGCTGAAAACTTGGCGAAGCTGTCCTGGCACGAGGAGCATCATCTGGCGCATATTCGGATTGCGTTGGGGATGGATCTTTAGTTTTCCGCTTTTCTTAGTTGTCCCTGTGCATCACACAATTCTAGAGATGAGATTGTTGAAATGGCAGGGTTTCAGATGTTAGATGTCCCTGTGCGTGACACAATTTAACAGGCCGTATCGGAGACTACAGCGTTTCCGGTTCGGCCTTTTTACGTAAGGACATAAGTTTGCGTGGAATTGCATGACTACTCGACATAATCTGACAATAATAGGATACTGGAAGATGAAGATTTCAATTTAAACACAGCTTGTGCGCACGACTCATGAAGACTTGAAGTGCAACGAGCGAGGGGAGAATACATATGGAGAATTCATTAATCCAGGCTGATGACCTGCTGACATTGTGGGGCATCATCGTTATCGTCGCGGCGATGAGCATCGTGCTCGAGCAGAAATACAGCTGGGCCGGGAAGATTTCCGGCGCTGTCATTGCGCTCGTTTCTGCCATCATCTTATCGAATACCGGGATTATCCCAACGGCGTCGCCTGCGTATGACGCGGTGTGGGCATTTATCGTGCCGCTCGCAATTCCGCTGTTGTTGTTCCACGTGAACTTCAAGAAAATCTGGAAAGAAAGCGGGCGCATGCTGCTTATTTTCCTGATCAGTTCGATCGGGACCGTCGCCGGGACGATCCTCAGTTTCTTCTTATTAAAGGATACGATTCCGTTTCTTGACCGCATCGGCGGCATGATGGGCGCATCTTATGTCGGGGGCGGCGTCAATTTTGCCGCGATGACGGCGAAGTTCGATGCTCCGGAAGATCTGGTGTCTGCGACTGTGGTAGCGGACAATTTGATGATGGCGCTCGTGTTCATTACCTTGATGGCGATTCCGACATTCGGTTTCTTCCGGAAAACTTACCCGCATCCGCACGTTTTGCAAGTGGAGCGGGAAGCGGAGTCGAACGGGGGCAAGACCAACGCCGAAAACTTCTGGAAGCGCCAGGATATTTCATTGAAAGATATGGCCATGTCACTCGGGACTGCATTTTTCCTTGTCGTGGTCGCGACGAAGATCGCTGAATTTTTCGCCGGCATCATTCCGTCCGGCGAAGAAGTGGGGTTCGGCTGGAATTTACTCAGCGGCTTGATCGGCGATCAATATTTGGTGCTGACGACTTTGACCTTCCTTGCGCTTGCGTTGTTCCCGCGCTATTTTGAGGGCATCAACGGCAGCCAAGAAATCGGGACATTTTTGATTTACTTATTCTTCGTGGTCATCGGCATTCCGGCGTCAATCCCATTGATTGTCCAGAACGCGCCGCTATTGCTGGTCTTTGTTGCGGTTATTGTGATCGTTAATTTGACTGTGTCGCTGACAGCCGGGAAGTTATTGAAATACGACCTTGAAGAGATTTTATTGGTCGTTAACGCCAACGTGGGCGGCCCGACAACGGCTGCTGCGATGGCGATTGCCAAAGGCTGGCGCGAACTGATCGGGCCGATTTTGGTGGTCGGGACGATTGGCTATGTCATTGGCAACTATATTGGGACGACGCTTGGATTGTGGTTTGCGACGATGATGTGATGTGGTCGTGTCCCTGTGCAAGGCACAATTCCGGGAGGGAAATAGCTGCAGTGGCGGCATTTCAGGTGCGATGCGTCCCTGTGCGCCACACAATTCAATCAGTCGGGAGGAGTTGGAGCAATCATGGACAAGAAAGAATGCGATGTGGTGACACCAAATGGCGTAAAGGAAAAGAAGCTCGAAGTGATCGATGGCTATACGATCAAGTATCACGCCAACGGAAAAACGATATGGTCTAAAGGGAAAATTGTGGACGGCGAGCCGGAGGGTTATTGGGAATGGTACCGGGCCGACGGGACTTTAAAACGCTCTGGCCATTTTGAACAGGGCGAACCGATAGGCGAATGGATTACGTATGACAGCAAAGGCGAAACGTATAAGGTGACGAATCGGAATAGATAGTGTCCCTGTGCATCACACAATTTCAGCAGCAAGATCCTTGTCGCAGCAGGATTTTCGTTTCAGAGTGTCCCTGTGCGCCACACAATTCAATCAAAAAAGCCGTCCCGGAAACTGAAGTGTTTCCGGGACGGTTTTTTTCATGTCTTATGATTTTTCTGCTTCTTGCACAGCTTTCACGCTATTCGGGTCGAAAAACTTGTCGACCAAATCATAGATAGTGATGAGTTCGTAAAGAATCGTGAATTCCGGCGGGAACAGCGTCGGATGGAGCGCGTCGTTTGCCGGGACGCGTTTGCTGTTTTCCCAGAATAGGTCGGTGATGCTTTTTAGTTGCGCTTGATGTTTTTCGTGATCGAAATTGATGGAATGCTGAAGGTCGTTTGCGAGTGTCGCCACGGCATCCATCACAATTTCCCGCTCGGCTTGTGTCCACTGGATGTCTTGGATCGGGACGCGGAGCAAGGCGTTCAAATGGTATTCGAAATTATCGAGGAACAACAATTGCCGTTCTGCCATCTGCAACTCGGCTTCACGGTTGCGGACCCATGGATACAAGCTCGCTTCGTCGCGCTGGTAATGAACCAATTTCTCGGTCTTGCGGATTTCTGTTGTCAGCTGTTTGACGATTTTCTTATCTTCCTGGAGGGTTGCATCGCCGCCGAACAGGATGGTCTGGAAAGTGTGTTCAAGCATGCTTCCTGCGCGGCCGCTGATGCTGTGGATGCTTTTCAAAATATCCGTGCTGTAATTCGGCGGAAACACGAGCATATTAACAGCGGTCGAGACGACCAGGCCGATTGTCGTCGTTCCGAGGCGAATGAAGAACGAGAACAAGAAATGGTCGTGGATGACTTCCACCATCGCGACAGAAGTCAAAGTCGCGACGAGTAAACCGGCATGCAGCTTAAGACGATAACAAACCAAAATCGTAGCGACCGCGGCCAAGGTATAGGTGATCGGGGAATTCCCGAATAAGGTGATAAAGAGCACGGCGAAAGCCGAACCGATTGCGGATGCCGGGAAACGGACCAGGCCTTTTTTTATCGAATCGCTAACCGTCGGCTCGATCGTCACGATGGCTGTGATGACTGCGAAGACAGGCGGCCAATTGAACCAGACGCAGATCGTCGCCGTCAAAAAGATCGCGAGACCGGTTTTCACTATTCGGCTGCCGTTGAAACGCAGGGATCGCATCATAAGATAAGTACTGGCTCCTTTTCATGGAATGACTGTATTTTCAGTATATCATCCGTGTCGAGAGGGGAAACGGCTGTGTCCCTGTGCACCACACAATTCGGAGGGGCAGATCCTTGGTGTAGCAGTATTTTGGTGAAAGAACGTCCCTGTGCATCACACAATTTAAGTTGATTCCCATTAAATTGGTGAAAAGTCCCAAATTCAACCAGTTGAATGTTAGAATGAACACATAATTAGCGTGAGGGGTTTTTAGATGATAAGAGAAAATGATAAGGTACTGTCGATTCAAAATTTGACGATGACTTATGGTGGCAAAAAAGTATTGAATGGAATCAATCTTGAAGTGGCGAGAGGCGAAATCATCGGTTACATCGGGCCAAACGGTGCGGGCAAAAGCACGACGGTGAAAATCATGCTCGGGCTGATCGATGATTACCAGGGACAAGTGGTGATTTTCGGGCAGGATATTGCATCGGGGGATCCATCTTATAAAAAGAAAATCGGCTATGTGCCTGAAAATGCGGAAGCCTATGACAATTTGACGGCGATGGAGTATTTGGTCTTTACCGGAGAGCTGTACGGGATGGACCGGGACGCGGCGCAGTCGAAAGCGGAGCGGCTATTAAGGCAGTTTGAGTTGCAGGATGTCGGCCATTCCCGGTTGTCTTCTTTTTCAAAAGGCATGAAGCAAAAAGTGCTGATCATCGCGAGCCTGCTTCACGACCCGGATCTATTGTTTTGGGACGAGCCGCTCAGTGGGCTTGACGCCAATAGTATGATGGTCATCCAGGAGATCTTGGCGCAGTTGGCGGCGCAAGGAAAAACGATTTTTTATTCGTCACATATCATGGATCTCGTGGAGAAAATCAGCAACCGCATCGTGCTGTTGGTAAAAGGGGAAGTGGTGGCGGATGCGACGTTTGAAGAACTGAAGGAGATGAGCGAGGAAGGGTCGCTTTCCGGCATTTTCAATCAATTGACCGGCTTCACGGAGCATCGCAGCAAGGCCAAGGACTTCGTGTCGATCGTTCAGGGAGACGAGGAGTATGCGTGAATTCCAATCACTGAAGTTCCTCGGCTCATTTAAAAGCATTTTCACCCGTTTTGGCGTCGATTATGTGGTCATGGAAAAAATACTACGGATCAAATTGACGATGGACGAGCGGCGCGTGCCAACGATTTTCGGCGATAACGGCAAAAAGAAGAAGGAAGGCAACCAGTTCCTGAAATCGCTGTGGGTCTACGGGCTTTACAGTTTGATCTTGATCCCGTTTTTATTGCTCGGGGAAAACTATATGTATCAATTGAGCCTCGTTTTTGGCATGATCCTGTTCATCTTGATGACCTCGATGATTTCCGATTTTTCCGTCGTGCTATTGGATATTCGGGATAAGAACATCATCCAGACCAAGCCGGTCAATAAAAAGACCATCGCGGCGGCAAAAATTGTCCATATCATGATTTATATGACATTTGTGGCAGGGGCTTTTACGACGATTCCGTTTCTGGTCGGCTTGTTTCGGCACGGCATTATTTTTTCGTTGATTTTCCTCATTGAACTCGTGTTGACGATTTTATTGGTCGTCGTCTTGACGTCCTTGCTGTATTTATTCATCTTGCGCTTTTTCGACGGGGAGAAGCTGAAAGACATCATCAATTACGTTCAGATTTTGCTGTCGGTCGGAGTGGTTGTCGGCTATCAAGTATTGATCCGGTCCTTTGAATTTGTGGATTTGAATATGGAATATGCGTTCAGCTGGTGGCATTTTCTCATTCCGCCGCTTTGGTACGGAGCGCCATTTGAAGTGTTTTTGAACGGCAATACATCGAGCCATTTCATCTGGTTCACGGTGCTTGCGGTGCTGGTGCCAATTATCGCTATTTATGCTTATGCCAAACTGATGCCATCGTTTGAACGCAATCTTGAAAAGCTGTTGAGCGACACGAAAGCCCGCAAGAAATCCAGGAGTTGGCTGGACGAGGCCGGCGCTAAATTGCTATGCCGTTCGAATGAAGAACGCGTCTTTTACCGATTCGCGGCATCGATGATGAAAAAAGAACGCGAATTCAAACTGAAGGTGTTCCCGATGCTCGGGATGTCATTGTTTTTCCCGTTTCTCTTGATTTTCACCTATTCAGTCGACGGCGGCTTGGAAGAGATTTCAGGCGGTAATATGTTCATGTTCATCTATTTCTGCAACGTCATCATTCCGAGCGTCGTATTCATGCTGAAATTTTCGGAAGGCTATAAAGGCAGCTGGCTGTTCCGGGCAGCACCGATTGAACAGCCATCCAGTGCCTATAGCGGTACCTTAAAAGCTTTCTTTGTGAAAATATATTTGCCGATTTTCCTGTTCTTGTCCATCATCTTCATCTGGATTTTCTCGGTGAGAATTCTGCCGGATTTGGCAGCGGTTTTGATCGGAGGGCTTTTGCAAATATTAATCACCTATAAAATTGCGAATGAAGGCGAATTTCCGTTCTCCACTTCTTTCGAATTCACCCAAGAATCAGGCGGCGCGAAGATGTTGCTTCTGACACTGATAACGGGAGCTTTTGTGGGCATGCATTTCCTTGCGAATGCGTTCGATTCCGGTATTTATGTGTATCTCGTAGTATTATTGGTGGCTGTAGTGATTGGGTGGCGAGTGGTGTTTCCGAAAAGGAAGACAGTGGCTGCATTTTAGTGTGTCCCTGTGCACCACACAATTCGGAGGGTCAGATCCTTGGTGTAGCAGTATTTCGGTGAAAGAACGTCCCTGTGCATCACACAATTTGACGCATCCGCGCTGGCGGATGCGTCTTTTTTCTATGTCTTGATGAATTGTGTGGGAATTGTGTGGTGCACAGGGACAAGTCGGT
It encodes the following:
- a CDS encoding DUF819 domain-containing protein, whose amino-acid sequence is MENSLIQADDLLTLWGIIVIVAAMSIVLEQKYSWAGKISGAVIALVSAIILSNTGIIPTASPAYDAVWAFIVPLAIPLLLFHVNFKKIWKESGRMLLIFLISSIGTVAGTILSFFLLKDTIPFLDRIGGMMGASYVGGGVNFAAMTAKFDAPEDLVSATVVADNLMMALVFITLMAIPTFGFFRKTYPHPHVLQVEREAESNGGKTNAENFWKRQDISLKDMAMSLGTAFFLVVVATKIAEFFAGIIPSGEEVGFGWNLLSGLIGDQYLVLTTLTFLALALFPRYFEGINGSQEIGTFLIYLFFVVIGIPASIPLIVQNAPLLLVFVAVIVIVNLTVSLTAGKLLKYDLEEILLVVNANVGGPTTAAAMAIAKGWRELIGPILVVGTIGYVIGNYIGTTLGLWFATMM
- a CDS encoding MFS transporter, whose protein sequence is MWKIVLPGIAMIGVTYAFARYSFGLFLPEISSTLSLSESQSGLIGSVAYAAYTLALVTAAIFIHKMSARRVVLYSGATAFIGMLGMTASQGFYTLAISAFVAGLGSGWVSPAFSQVVAQSLESRERDKGNTWINTGTSVGVVASGPVALVFAEQWRWGYVLFAILAFLTLWWNARAIKRAKQEPEQSTGSKFKLSLLGQARFMILAAIGIGFSSSIYWTFSRSYLTETHDFSTSGSMVFWIVMGAAGIIGGIAGTIIQRIGLGWSYRLGVLVATASLVTLTIPHPASIFLSAILFGISFIFMTGLFIVWGTRHFPDTPSVGVSLSFFSLGIGQSIGSIAAGILIDSMSYPIAFLSFAAIGLLFIFIKTNTQAVSTQQTAAHAAK
- a CDS encoding TetR/AcrR family transcriptional regulator — its product is MSTKKEDLLVAAEQLFYQHGFHAIGLKAIVQEADVALMTLYNHFNSKDELILEILTRRSQVYMDYLEQAKQQATGSVAERLAIGHLNWLKHTAFNGCMFLRAKEEFVSEPDHPIVQLVTNHKEDTRQLFLSNGLTPTEAARLSLLFEGAVSLAEISPLDEVEDALMALVQHL
- a CDS encoding toxin-antitoxin system YwqK family antitoxin; its protein translation is MDKKECDVVTPNGVKEKKLEVIDGYTIKYHANGKTIWSKGKIVDGEPEGYWEWYRADGTLKRSGHFEQGEPIGEWITYDSKGETYKVTNRNR
- a CDS encoding CPBP family intramembrane glutamic endopeptidase, with the protein product MVGEKKPRFILGLMTVASIVLISFLLQTAGNPFLNSIVMLLVFYIVLPVWICSYYFQKRGVKLREVVFFSGIVRWLLPIVGLTFLLLVFSMSVYWLLLRGLMATAPALVNLFLTPQPLPDAVWYLAATGVIVAVIAPIAEEFVFRGVLLNQLMNVFGLWKGIGITSLIFAVFHLNFFGAFLFAVIASLLYVKSGNLLAPILLHSANNTLAVYQAFADTSFMEWLTVTSVNDLYTKATPNLVALIVSTVLMLLIIGWMARGLKQHRSVIR
- a CDS encoding metallophosphoesterase family protein — its product is MKRILAISDIHGELDLFNELLEKVSYDASNDQLILLGDYVDRGPDSKGVLERVIELNQQGAIVLRGNHDQMMLEAARGETGAAGNWLRNRALSTLQSYDSSIEGMKLPVTELFWTHIEFLRETKFYYETDGYLFVHAGVQPGVPVEGTDPYVLMWIRDEFHRGYAGDKKVVFGHTPTFNLRGSNDTSVYFGDNRIIGIDGGAVYGGQLNCLELPGEQVYFVRKE
- a CDS encoding SMI1/KNR4 family protein, producing MTKYWGENDMSRLATAISNLKQRLDEGGFLWIQQEDGYLGKTKVKFNGPATEKEIEEFPFKLPADYEEFLRLHHGGRLFFTEDGGNNGMELYTIEQILEHRSYYGDDFPDNWFPVATGYDGSFLIVTDQHIGGGYLSWFDTGNNFEHDLAIGMSFEEWLEKLIITQGSNFWDWDIRKRTGM
- a CDS encoding YfiT family bacillithiol transferase, translated to MDVKFPIGQMEVPEQVTNEDVKIWLNEINSYTTRLREVVDSLDDEDLNKTYREGSWTVRQLVHHIADSQLSLYHRLKMALTEYQPTVSEFDQDKWAYLPDNRLPVESSIRMLEGLNERIVALGNYVTGTQLDRVFIHETDGEVRVAENLAKLSWHEEHHLAHIRIALGMDL
- a CDS encoding VOC family protein — protein: MENNQLLRMDNVGIVVESLDDAIAFFEEIGLELEGRGMVEGTWAGRVTGLGDQQVEIAMLVTPDGHSRIELSCFLTPAVTSDHRTAPVNSLGYLRVMFAVKNIDDMVARLTRHGAKLVSEVVQYEDVYRLCYIRGPEGILVGLAEPLGDH